DNA from Nitrospira sp.:
CAGCACCGTGAACCAGAGCCAGGCCGTGATGGAGAAAATGAACCATGTCGGAGCTTCCCCCATCCCCACCAGCGCCTGCAACAATAGGATAGTGGTGACAACGCAACCAATCCATACCACAAACATCACCGGATTCTTGACCTGGTGACGCGGGCTCAGCTTGCCGAAGGAATCGACGACTGCCTGCCGCACGATCGTCGGGGCAAATAAGGAGCGGCTCTTCTCCGCTTGTGTCTGTTTCGTCATGACGTTCCTCAGCAAGAATCAGCTCATCATCAACAGATGCTCGACGATCGGGCCCAACGCCAGCACCGGCACGAACGTCAGCCCACCGACGAGCAGCACGACTCCGATCAGCAAGCCCACGAACAGCGGCGTATGCGTCGGTAACGTTCCGGGACCGGTAGGCGCCGATGTCTTCCGCGCCAGGGCGCCGGCAAGAGCGAGGGTCGGCACCGCCAGCCAGAAGCGGGAGGCGAGCATCGCCAATCCACCGGTGGTGTTATAGAAGACCGTATTGACGTTCAACCCGCCGAACGCGCTTCCGTTGTTGTTCCCCTGAGAAGTGTAGGCATAGAGGATCTCGCTGAGGCCGTGAGGGCCGGGATTGAGAATCGAGGCCGTGCCGGCAGTCGTGACCAACGCAACGGCCGTCAGACCCAATACGACGATCGGCATGATCAAAATGAGCAGGGAGGCCATTTTCATCTCATAGGGCTCGATTTTCTTGCCGAGGTATTCCGGCGTGCGGCCAACCATCAGTCCGGCGATGAACACGGCGATGATCGCAAACACCAGCATCCCATAGAGGCCCGAGCCGACGCCGCCCAGGATCACCTCGCCGAACTGCATCAGGAACAGCGGGACCAGGCCGCCCAAGGGCGTGAATGAGTCATGCATTGAATCGACGGCGCCGGTCGAGGTCGCCGTCGTCGCGGCGGCAAAGATCGCGGTGCGCGCGATGCCGAAGCGCGCCTCTTTGCCTTCCATGTTTCCGCCCGGCTGGACGCTGCTCGGGGTCTGATCGACGCCGAGCGTCGCGATCCTGGGATTTCCATCGGATTCGGCCAGATAGCCGCCCAGCATGAAGACGAGCAGCACGATCAGCATCGCCGCGAGAATCGCCCAGCCTTGCCGCGTATCGCCGACCATGACGCCGAACGTGTAGGTCAAAGAAGCGGCAAGCACGGTTTCGGCCAGGATCAACAGGAAGTCAGTGAACGGCGTGGGGCTCTCAAACGGATGCGCGGCGTTGGCGCTAAAGAAGCCGCCCCCGTTGGTGCCGAGATGTTTGATGGCGACTTGCGAGGCGGCTGGGCCGACGGCCAATATCTGATGGTGCGCGGTCGCCGGCTCCATCCTCGGCTTGCCCTGCTCATCCAATGACGGCTGCCCGGTCTCATCGGTCACCGGTTTCTCATACGGTACCGGCTGGGCGACGCGCGCTGTGTGATAGTCATCGAACGTTTGGACCGCCCCCTGCCCGACCAACAGCAGGGCGATGATCGTCGCGAGCGGGAGCAAAATGTATAGAATGCTCCGAACCAGATCCACCCAGAAGTTGCCGATGGTCTGGGAACTGCGGCGGGCCAGCCCTCGGATGAAGGCGACGAGAATCGCTATACCGGTGGCGGCGGAAACGAAGTTCTGAACGGCGAGCCCCATCATCTGAGTGAGATAGCTCATCGTCGATTCGCCGCCGTACGCTTGCCAGTTCGTGTTGGTGGTAAAACTGGCCGCCGTATTGAAGGCAAGATCGGGTGCCACGGCGCCGAACGCCTGTGGATTGAGCGGCAGGAATCCCTGTATCCGTTGCAGCAGGTAGAGGGCCAGGAGTCCGAACCCGTTGAACAGGAGCATCGCGACGGCGTAGGTCTTCCACGTCATCTCCTCCTGAGGTCGGACGCCGCAGAGTCGATAGAGGCTTCTCTCCGCAGGACCCAGCAGGCGATCCAGGCCGCAGGACTTGCCTTCATGCACGCGCGCCATATACCAACCGAGCGGCTTGACGAGCGCGAGCAGGACTCCAAAAAAGAGGGCGATTTGCACGAGGCCGTTGATCGTCATCAGAACCACTCCGGTTTCAGGAGCGCGATCATGAGATAGACGAGCAGGCCCAAGGAGAGAAGGCCGCCGAGTAGGTACATACCGTTCATAGCCATACCTCCCTAAACCCCTACAATCGATCCAACGCCGAGATGAGCCAGCCGGACGCGAGAAAGAAACCGATTGCCAATCCGATGAACACGAGATCCATATTCCCTCCGTTCAGTCACGGTGAAGAACCTAACAAACGGCGCGTAAAAACGGTGTAAATAGTCCTGCTCTCTGTGGCCCTCCTGACGTCGTATCATGCTGCACATAGTTGACCTCCTTCACGGAGAATCCAACGTCAAGATAAGGCCCGCAATCACCATGTGCTGCCCCGGCACCAGGACATTCTGAGACCCTTTGAAGAAACCGCCACCAGGACCGGTTGATTCGTCATAGCGGTATTCGAGCCGGGCAATCGTGTTGGTCCACTTGTAGCGAAAGGCATACTCGGCCGTCGTCGTGATCGCTTTGATGAATTGCTCGGATCCCGTCATGAGACCATTCCGGTCCCAGTAGAACTCCGGCCTGACCGAAGCAGTCCAAGGCCCCGCGATGTGCCATCGCGTTTCCAAGGTCGCTCCGGTGTAGAAATCGCGAGGGTTCCCGGGCGCCGAGGCATTTCTTTGGGTCCCGATCTGGCAGTCAACACCCACGGTGACGCTGTCGCCTTTCCATTCGACAATGCTGTCTGAGAAGAAGCGCCAGAATTCGATCGAGGTGTTGGACTGGTCCGGCCCGTAATAGATCGTCTCTTTGATGGTCCAAGCCGACGTGGGCTTATATTGGACTTGCCCACCGTAACTCGGGACGCTGTTGGAATTTTCAAGGTGGAAGTAATCATTGATGATGAAAAAGGCTCCGGTCCACCGGTCGTTGAACGAGTAGACGGCGTTGACTCCGAACATCAGGTACGGCGAATAGTCGGCGATCCAGGCGCGCGTATAGTTCGCATTGTCCTTGGCATAGAGCGACTCGTAGCCGATGAAACTGTTGAACAGTCCAGCTTGGACCGTGAGCCCGTTGCCGACGGGCGCCAGATAGGATACGTTCGCCCGTCCAAAGTGACGCCATACATTGGAGTCCTGCACATTCGGCAGGCCGACGGCGAATCCAAAGGCCTTGGAGTCCTCTCCGGCTTGCACCAGTAATTCTGTTCCCCATCGTGACGATTCGGTCGCATCCTTCCGAACGTAGCCGGCCAGCATATTGATATTGAGCTCATTGACCTTCGGTGTGGTGCTGCGGTCGCGGAATAAATGGTTGGCTGGGAAATTGAAGTCCACGAGATATCCCAGATCCACGAACCCGCCGTAGTGGAACAATTTGGCCTTGTTCCGTGCTTCGCTGACTTCAGCCTTCTGTTGTCGCTCCGGAGTGATCGGTCCCACCACTTCCTCAGCCAAGGCTGGAGTGGTCGTCTTCCATACCACACACACCACAAGTATCATTGACCGCCAAACAACCTGCATCATCAGGCCCAACCTTCTTTTTCCATCTTCAAGTGGCTTCGGTGCTTCGGCATGCCTTGCCGAGACCCTATCATGACTGGCGTCAGAACCGTGTTAAACCGACGCCGGAAGGTGTTAAGACCGTATAAAAACGACCGTCGGAAACTGTGCGAGTAGTTAGCTCGAACGAGGTGAAGGACTATCCAAACTGGCAAGGGCCTTCCCGGGATAAGTTTCTTCCGAGTTACAGGGGCCGTGAAGGCGAGGACGACGTTGAGAGACGGCGGTAGTGGCGCAGCAAAAGCCGGCCTCCCCAGGCGAAGGATACGAGCATCAACAGGATGCCGAGGTTGTAGGTGAGATGAGCCAACCAATGATCCCTTTCCAACAAATCCAGCATCGTCAGAATGTTGTTCCAGTCATGTCCGTCTGTTTCTTTTCCTGTCACTCCACCGATCAGCATGAGGTCAAGCGCTCGTGCATCGTTGATGTAGGGAGCGATGTCCATCAGACTCTCCGCCGTCCACCACAAGGCCACCGACGCGCCGAATGGATCGCGCGTCCTCACAATGAATGTGCCAAGACAGATGATCGGCATGAGAATCTGGCCGAGACTCCCACCGAGAATCGTCATGAAGCGACCGAACGGGATGAAGATCACATGTCCGGCTTCGTGAAAGGGCAGATTGATCAGGTGAAGAAACGATTCGCCGGTGTAATTTGTTTCGAGCGGCGTGGTGATGAACGTCCACCCCCACCAGACCATAGTCACAAATACAATCACCCGACCGTAGAACGTTATTGATTCAGTCGTTGTGTCAGATTCAATCAACCACTGTTTAGCCGTCAGAAGCCACCTCGATCTCGCAAGCGACGAGGAGGATGATGCGAGACGGGCTTTCTCCGCGCTGGGCCGGTATTTGGCAAAGACGATGCCGCATCGAATACACTCTTCTGCCTCATCAGGTCGTTCGGCATAACATTTGGGACACTGTGTGGTCGATGCTCCGGCAGCAATCATGTTTCCACTCTAAGATCGAGGGTTGAATCGGACAAGAAAATCTCAAGAACGCTGCGGCGATGAGCAGGCAGGAATGCATTCGAGACAACGAATGAGCTGCTGTATCGAAGGAGAAAGGGGCCTAAGTGTCTGGAGCGCGCTAGTGGCTATGACGCACAGAACGGTTGATGAGCGACCCCACCGACGCAGAAGGAGCGCGGACGCAACAGGAAGGTGACGGGGGCCTCCGCAAAAGAATCGTACTCCCTTTGTCTCTGCCTTGCCAGAATACTATCAGGTAAGATATCCTTACTGCATTGGCGGAGGTGAGCGTGCTGGCCAAAAAGACCTCGAAGAATCAAGTCACGTTGCCGAAGAAAGCTCTGCAGGAGATTCCTGATACGGATTACTTCGACGTCACCATCAAGGACGGGATGCTGATCCTCAGGCCCGTTACCATGTCAGATCCAGGATCTCGGCTGGCATCCGTACGGCAGAAAATCAGAGAGCTTGGCATTGATCCGGAGGACGTGGATCGCGCCATCGCATGGGCAAGAGGACGCCGAGGCCGCCGCCGGTGATCCGCGCCGTTCTGGATACAAACGTCCTCATCTCGGCATTGCTTTTCTCAGGACCACCGTCACAACTTGTCTCTGCCTGGCAATCCAGCCGTCTTCGACCGGTTGTATCTGGCCCAATACTGCAGGAATACGTTCGCGTCCTAGCCTACCCCCAGTTCAAGCTCCGACCTGTCGAGATCCGGAGTTTGATCGAAGAAGAAGTCCTCCCCTTTGTTGAAACAGTCAAAGTCATTCAATCAACAGTTCCCGAGGTGCGTGACCCGGACGATGCCAAATTCATCACCTGTGCGGCAAAGGCGGGAGTACGCTGGCTTGTCAGTGGAGACGACGATCTCCTGAGCCTTCACCGGATCCAATCGGTGGAGATCATCTCAGTCACGGCATTCCTCCAACACCTGAAAGCCAAACCATAGAATACTACGAGCTACGGGGTGGGTTTGATGCCTGCTAAAGGTATCCGACCCCTTTACTGCAGCCGTTTTCATTTAATCAGACCTCTTGCTTCCAGCTAACATAGAGCAGGTGGCACACGTTTAGTCTCTGACGATAGTGGCTTTAATCACCAGTGCTTCTTGGAACTTCAAACAAAGCCATTCCGAATCGATGCTAATAAACCCTCGCTCGGGGCCAAGCCAATAGAGCCAATCACATTCCGTCTTGAAATACTCCGAAGCTGGCGGCTTGCCGAGCAGTTGCTCCACACGTTCTTGAGACCAACCAACAAGGGAATATTTGTGGAGAAGGCCATCTACCATCCAAACCCGCTGGCCTGAATCGGCCTCTTGCTTCCATCTGGCCTCGTCAAAAGATGTCTGCATCGCGTAGTCACGAAGCGTTGGACCAGCAAGTAGTGCAACAACAAGCAAGATCGGCACTCCACATAAACCAGAGATATAACCGATCAAAAAACTGTGTCGCCCGCGTGTCAGCACCCAGACGAACAGGACAAAAGCGAGTCCGAGCGCCCAAGGCAACTTTTCTGAGTACGGCGAAGAAGGAAAACTGCGTTGCAGTACTTCTAGAATAATCAATATAGCTATCAATGTCAGAAGACTACAACCGACTCCAGCAACAAGTGAGGATTTGTTAACAGAGATTTTCCAATACATCGGGGATAGTGAACTGGGCCTTACGCAGAAGCTTAGCAAAAAACCCTCAATCCGCAAAGAATGAGAAGGCTACTTTTCGCCTGCGTACTCATCTGCTTGGCCCTTCCGTTCAACTCCCTCTGCCTCGGATTCCACACGTGTACGCCGCCGACTAAGCTCCTCAAGTCCTCCATTACGGAAACGACGGGCAGTTGGTTGTGGACACCACTTCCGCGATGACCTCTACGCTGTAGGGTCGCGCAGGAGATCGGACAAGAAAATCAGAAGAATGATATAGGCTTGAGCAACGAGTGATTAATGGAAGGAAAACGGCACTGGGGCAAAGGTGATAACAAACACCGCAAACGCAATCCATCCGACGATCGTCCGGTTACGACCCAACGGAACATGAGGGTCCATGACAGGAGGGTGCCCGATCCCCCACAGCCCCGCCATGAACGCCCACAGGAACCAGCCCGACCAGCCATAGAATCCTAAGATCAACAAAATTGGGAGAAAGGCAAGCGCCATCGTCCGTTGGCGCCGACCCCACAAGGCGTATGCGACATGCCCGCCGTCGAGCTGGCCGATCGGAAGCAGATTGAGGGAAGTCACGAAAAGCCCGAACCAGGCGGCAAACCCGATCGGGTGAAGCACGACGTCAGCCTCCGGCGGTAACGGCCCGATCACCAGCCACGATATGAACTGGAGCAGCAAGGGCTCGCCCAAATGCAAGCCATAGGTGGCCGTTCGATCCACAACCGTGGACAGACCGAGTCCGACGATCAGCACGATGACGGCGACCACAAAGCCCGCCAAGGGACCGGCGACCCCGATGTCGAACAGGGCGCGACGACTCAGGATCGGACCCCGCATGCGGATGATGGCGCCGAACGTCCCGATAAAATGAGGAGGCCCGGGAATGAACAGCGGCAAGGAAGCGGGCACCCGATGGATCTTAGACAAGAGGTAATGCCCCAACTCATGCGTCGTAAGGATAAAGAGCAGCGCGCCGGCGAACGGGATTCCCCGCCAGAGGGTCTCAGGAGAGGTCAGGAGAAAATTCAGAGGTCCGCGCACCGGACCGTTATAGACTTGGTAGGCCCCTGCCCACAGCGTGGTAAAGACCGTCATGAGAAAGAGGACGATCGGTAACGTCCACTTCGAAAAAAACGACGGCTCTTCGTCAGCATCACTGTCTATTTGGTACGCCGACTGTGAAACCCGCTCTTCGCCGGATTCCATGACGCGACCTCCATTGAGCTCGCGATGCTCATGTCGTCCCAATCCATCCATGCAATCCCTGTTTATTGAATCGCCCCAAACGGATTATGATCGAGTTCTTCCTCAACAGTTGTGGCAGGTCCGTGTCCTGGCAAGAGACGATAGTCGAGTGAGAGGGTCAGCACACGGCGGCGAACCGAATTGAGGTGAGTCGAATACAGCTCCTTGGGATTGGATCGGCCGATTGATCCGGCAAAGAGCGTATCACCGACAAAGCAGACGGGATGTTGTGCATCATCCAGCCGATAACAGATGCCGCCCGGTGTATGGCCTGACGTCGTTAAACAGTGAACCATACGGCGTCCGACGCTGATCGACATTCCATCGATCGGTGCAACAAGTAAATCCGCTCGTGGCCGCCAACTCAATAGAGTTATATCTTCCGGTCCCAGGTACACAGGGACTTCGTGAGAGTCCAAGATCTGCTCGATCCCATCCGCATGGTCCGCATGGCCATGCGTCAGGCAAATGCCGACGAGGCGCATCTCTCGCCGACGCAGCAGATCAAGCATCGCAGGCGCGTTATAGGCCGTATCGACCAAGAGGGCCTCACCTTCATCATGAAACACGTACCCTTGTACGCCATATCCGTTAATGGACCCATGAACCATGTCCACCCAGGGCGGCATGTGTTGGGCAACCGGTTCCCACTTATCGATGGCGATTTGCTCGAGCGGCTCAGCCCGCAGGCCCAAGGCCTTTGCCAGTGCGCGCACCTCCGCACGATCTCGCGGCTCATCGCCACGTTCCAGCGCGGTAATATCGCCGCCGGGCAACCCCGTCATCCGCGCGACGTCGCCGACCGACAATCCCTGTCCGGTACGTGCTTTTTTTAGGATGTCGGAAAAATCATCTTCTAACGGCATGAATAAGCCATGAGCGGTGAGTTCTTTCTCCCCTTATCCTATGCGTGGCAGGTGAGGCTGCGCGTTGTGGCGCCGACATCGCGTGATTCGGCTCACGTGAGCAAAATGCCCCAGCACGCGACGGCATTGCGGCCCCAAGGCCGCAGCCTTAGAGGAGCGTGCGGCCATGCCGCGATGATCTCGGCCAGCCATCCGTATCGGATGCATGACGATGGCGCCGAAATGCACGGCCTCCCCTGCCACGTCATCCCCCTTCACCCTTCCGGGCTCAGTTTGATCTCCTTCACATCCCCAAACGTCGCAAGGGCTTTTGGCAGCGCTGCCCCTGATCCGACAGCGACGATCTTCAAGCGATCCGGGTGCAAATGTTTCTTGGCAGCCGCTAAGACGTCTCCCTTGGTCAGCTTGACCACCTTGGCGCGCAGCTGCTGCAGAAAGTCCTTCGGTAATCCATCGTACTCTAACTCGACCAACCGGCTGACGATCGCCGAAGGGCTGGAAAAGGAAAACACGAACGAGTTGACGTACGCTTCTTTGGCTTCGGCAAGCTCCGCATCGGTCACCGACTCAGCGCGCATCCGTTCGATATTCGCCACAAACCGCTCGATCACTTCCTGGGTGGAAATCAACTTGGTTTCCGCCCGCATCAACCAGATACCTTGGTCGTGCATGCCGGTATTGAGGCGGCTGCCGACGGAATAGGCCAAGCCTCGTTTCGACCGCACATCGTTGAACAGACGGCTGCGGAATGAACTGCCACCCAAAATATCGTTGGCGATGGCCAATGCGACGTAGTCGGGATCATTCTCCTTGATCGAGAGATGTCCCACCCGGAGATGGGTCTGCGAGGTATCTTTCCCGACGAACCTGACAACAGGTCTGGCCAACTCCGCCTCCGGTACATCGGAAATTTTCAGCTCCGGCACCTTCCCCTTTTCCCAATCTCCGAACACCTTACGGAGAGAGGCGATCATCTCGTCTCTCTTGAAGTCACCCGTGACACCGAGGATCATACCGTTCGGGTGAATCGTGTTGCGATGGAATGCGACGAGATCGTCCCTCGTGATGCGTTTGATCGAATCCACCGAGCTTTCTCGCGCGCTCGGATGATCAGGGCCATAGAGCATCTTGGCAAATTCCCGGCTGACGACGGAGCCGGGATTATCCTGACGTCGGCGGATCCCCTCGATGGCCTGCAACCTGGCCAGCTCGACACGAGCGGGCTCGAACGCCGGCGCTCGCAGGAGACCAGCAAAGATCTCCAGTCCCCGATTCACATCCTTACTCAGCACATCCAGGGATGCCGAGCCGGACTGTCTTCCGATTCCGATACCCACATCTCCTGCAAATTGCTCCAACTCCGCATCAACCTGCTCCGCCGAAAGACCGCCGCCACCACCGGTCCGCATCACCGCACCGGTCATGCCCGCCAGTCCGATCTTGTCGGTCGGATCGAGCCAGCTGCCTGTTCGCATGGTCGCCGTGATCGTCACCAGTGGTAATTCATGGTCTTCCAGCAGATAGAGGACCATGCCGTTGTCCAGAACGACCCGCTCTGGTTCGGGCGGCGAGAATTCCACCGGCTTGAACGTCATGGTTCTGGGATCGCTGACGGTCGGATCGGCTGAATAAGCAACCCCAACTGACGTCAACAGTATCGCCAGTATGCCGAGCACCGTCCCCACCTGGCGAAAGCTCCTCCGACTCAACCTCTGCCTCCTCGCCTGCCTCATGGCCTCACCTCGCCGACCGTCATGGCCGCAACGGTGTGATCGGTACCTTTCTTCACCAAGACCGCGACGGTACGATTCGACTTGGTAAAGTACTGTGTCGTCACTCGCTGGATATCTTCGGCCCTGACCGCTGCAACCTTGTCGCGCGCTTTCAAGATATAGCGCCAATCACCGGCCACCGCTTGATACAATGATAGTTGAGAAGCCAGACCGCTGTTCGATCGCAGACCCCGCACCAAATCGGCATCCAAATTGTTCAGCACCTTCTCCAGCTCCTTGGAAGAAACCGGTTCACGCTTCAGCCGCTCGATCTCCTCATAGATGGCGACTTCTACTTCCGCTGTCGTATGAGGGGCCAACGGCGTAGCTGTAAAAATAAATAGGTTCGGCGCACGCACGCCAGGATGATTCGCATCCGACCCGGCTGAGGCAGCCAGACGTTTCTCCCGCACCAACGTCTGATGCAAGCGAGACGTGAGTCCATCGCTCAGCACCGCATCGATCACGTCGAATACATCGTCATCCGGATGCCCCAAGGCCGGTTTGTGGTACCCAATGACGATTGCCGGTTCCGCATCAAATTCCACCTCGACTCGTCGCTCACCCCGTTGTTCCGGTTCGACCGTCACCAGGGATGGCGGTGGTGGTGCGGCAGGAATCTTTCCAAACGTCTGTTCGATCAAGGCAATCGTTTCTTTCGGGTTGATATCACCGACCAGAGCAATCGTGGCTTGATCCGGACCGTAGTGGGCTTTAAAGAAGGCCTCCGTAGCAGCAGGTGTCAGTGACAGAATATCGGACCCCCATCCGATGGTCGGGACACCATAACTATGAGCCCGGAATGCCGCTGACGTGAAGGTTTCGAACAACAGACCGTTCGGGCTGTCGTCGTTCCGCAGACGCCGTTCTTCCATCACGACACCGCGCTCTTTATAGAATTCGCGCAACACAGGGTTGGCCATTCGATCCGACTCGATCGCCGCCCACAAAGGCAACCGATTGGACGGCAAACTGATCATGTACCGCGTCACGTCTTTGCCCGTCGATGCATTGAGTCCCACCCCGCCATGTCGCTGGTACAACAGGGCCATTTCATTCCCGACCACGTACTGAGCGGCCTGATTCTGTAGCTCTATGAGGCGCTTCTGAAGTGATTCGATCGTGGCTCGCTCTTCAGCCGTCGCGCCATCCCCTTTGGTGGCTGCGTCACGCTGACGTTGGTCAAGCTCGGTCCCGACCAGCGCGAGTTCATCCACAATCGGTTTTTCTTTCTCATAGTTCATCGTGCCGACCAACCTGGTACCTTTAAAAGCCATATGCTCATAGAGATGCGCGAGGCCGGTTTGGCCCACCTGCTCATTGATCCCTCCCACTGCGAATGTGATGTTGATGGAGACCACAGGCGTCTGATGTCGTTCGACCATGAGAACGGTCAGCCCATTGGCCAGCCGATGCTCGATCACACGTTCGGCAAGATTCGGCGACCCCGCAAGAAGTGGGGCAAGGTTGAGGGTAAGGCTCAGGATGACACCCAAACAAGAAATCAGAATTGTATCTCGCCTGCGGACAAGATCTTCACTCAACCCCAGTCTTAATCTGGATTTCATTCGAATATCTCCATCAGTTGTTCCGGTCTTTCGATGAACCAATCGGGTTGACAAGCTTCCATTTTCGTTCGATTTCCCATGCCATATCCGACGGCACAGACACGAATGTCCGCGTTATGTCCTCCGTTGATATCATTCGTGCTGTCCCCGACGAGGACCGTCCGCTCTTTCAGCGCACCTGCCTTTTCCATGATGTGCAATAACATTCCCGGTTCCGGTTTCAACCCAAACCCGTTGTCCCCACCGACCATGTACCGAAAATGTTGGGCGCCCAACCCGTTCAGGATTACGCGGGTGTATTCGATCGACTTGTTGGTCGCAATCGCCTTGTCTTTGTGTGCGAAATGTTGCAGCATCGGCTCGATGCCGGGATAGAAAGTCGTCCGGTCCAAGCAATGTTCGAGATAATAATTTCGAAATATTTTCAACGCTTCCTCGAACTTGGCCTGATTGCCCTCTCCTACTGCAAGGCGCAGCAACCGCTTGACACCGTCGCCGACAAAACCAAAAATCTCTTCAATGGGGCGTTCGGGTAACCCCAGCTGGGCAAGGGTGAAGTTGACGGATTGCGCGATGTCCCACTTCGATTCGATCAGCGTACCGTCGAGGTCAAAAATCAGCAGATCTACGGGAGTCTGGGCCATTAATTTGCCTTTCGCAAGGATTCAACGAGTGCCGCAAGGATTCTACGATGAGCCTCATCTTGTTCATTGGTTTCGGCTTCGCGCGCGAAGCTCATCATCCGCTTTAGTCCGACGTGTGGAGGAATGACCGGCGACATGATGCGCCAGAAGTTCTCCACGACCTTCACGTGAAAACGAACCTCTTCCGTCGTTTTCTCAGGCACGAAGGTGGCAGTTTCTAGGTAGACCGCCCCCCGCACGTGAAAGGTGACCGGGATGACCACTTCCAGATTGTTGAGGATCTCCCACTTTCGATAATCCTCCGGGACGGTTGTTTTCTCAACGACAACGATACGGCCCCACACAGGTTCTTCCCTCCAATCAATATAGGGGGTCAAGGTTTCGAATGACGGTGCGTCTAAGCGAGCGCCCTTCTTGTCCAAAAGAACATACCGCTTCACGACCTCTACTGGAGATCGTCTCATCGAGCCGCTCGGACTCACTTGTGCGCTCGACGGGACGGTCAAGGCGAGGACAGCGAGAGCGACAAGGCAATGGACGAGGTGTCTGGATAAAAGATTCACCCGTTCAACCGGATGGATCTCGCACGCAGTACATAGGTTTGCACGATACCTCATAGCAATACGCCACACATAAGTCCGACACCTGTCTCTTCAGATGTGCGCTTAAGCCGTCTCATTCTAGCAAACGGGACTGGAGACATCCAGGCAACGAGGTGATCGCTCCCGCGTCGTTTGACCTTTTTGAAAAGCGAATGCTACGGTCGCCCTTCAGGTCAACGTCTTGCCAAGGAACCAGAGCCTGTGTTCACGCTTCGATGGAGATGGATTCGGCCCATCGGTCTTCTTATCAGCCTGTTATGCACGTTCAGCCTGGCGTCCCCTGTCTCCATTGCCGCTGCCGATCTTGGTAACGGACCTCTGAATATCAACACTGTTGTCAGCCCGCCGAGTCAAATCGAGCCACAGTCCTCGCTCGCACCACCTCCTCAGAAAGCCTACAACCTGCTCAAACAGCTCGAAGAGCGAAGCGGGATACCGCTGCCGGGCTATGTTGGAGGGCGTGAATTCCAAAACCGGGAACGACGTCTTCCACGAGGCTACTATCGGGAGTATGATGTCAACCCCAAGAGACAAGGCCGTAGGCGCGACGCCGAACGACTCGTCATCGAGCAGCGGACCGGAAAAGCTTACTATACCGGAGACCACTACCGAACGTTTGCCCCTCTGAACTGACGAACGT
Protein-coding regions in this window:
- the kdpA gene encoding potassium-transporting ATPase subunit KdpA — translated: MTINGLVQIALFFGVLLALVKPLGWYMARVHEGKSCGLDRLLGPAERSLYRLCGVRPQEEMTWKTYAVAMLLFNGFGLLALYLLQRIQGFLPLNPQAFGAVAPDLAFNTAASFTTNTNWQAYGGESTMSYLTQMMGLAVQNFVSAATGIAILVAFIRGLARRSSQTIGNFWVDLVRSILYILLPLATIIALLLVGQGAVQTFDDYHTARVAQPVPYEKPVTDETGQPSLDEQGKPRMEPATAHHQILAVGPAASQVAIKHLGTNGGGFFSANAAHPFESPTPFTDFLLILAETVLAASLTYTFGVMVGDTRQGWAILAAMLIVLLVFMLGGYLAESDGNPRIATLGVDQTPSSVQPGGNMEGKEARFGIARTAIFAAATTATSTGAVDSMHDSFTPLGGLVPLFLMQFGEVILGGVGSGLYGMLVFAIIAVFIAGLMVGRTPEYLGKKIEPYEMKMASLLILIMPIVVLGLTAVALVTTAGTASILNPGPHGLSEILYAYTSQGNNNGSAFGGLNVNTVFYNTTGGLAMLASRFWLAVPTLALAGALARKTSAPTGPGTLPTHTPLFVGLLIGVVLLVGGLTFVPVLALGPIVEHLLMMS
- the kdpF gene encoding K(+)-transporting ATPase subunit F; amino-acid sequence: MNGMYLLGGLLSLGLLVYLMIALLKPEWF
- a CDS encoding outer membrane beta-barrel protein; this encodes MMQVVWRSMILVVCVVWKTTTPALAEEVVGPITPERQQKAEVSEARNKAKLFHYGGFVDLGYLVDFNFPANHLFRDRSTTPKVNELNINMLAGYVRKDATESSRWGTELLVQAGEDSKAFGFAVGLPNVQDSNVWRHFGRANVSYLAPVGNGLTVQAGLFNSFIGYESLYAKDNANYTRAWIADYSPYLMFGVNAVYSFNDRWTGAFFIINDYFHLENSNSVPSYGGQVQYKPTSAWTIKETIYYGPDQSNTSIEFWRFFSDSIVEWKGDSVTVGVDCQIGTQRNASAPGNPRDFYTGATLETRWHIAGPWTASVRPEFYWDRNGLMTGSEQFIKAITTTAEYAFRYKWTNTIARLEYRYDESTGPGGGFFKGSQNVLVPGQHMVIAGLILTLDSP
- a CDS encoding putative toxin-antitoxin system toxin component, PIN family, yielding MGKRTPRPPPVIRAVLDTNVLISALLFSGPPSQLVSAWQSSRLRPVVSGPILQEYVRVLAYPQFKLRPVEIRSLIEEEVLPFVETVKVIQSTVPEVRDPDDAKFITCAAKAGVRWLVSGDDDLLSLHRIQSVEIISVTAFLQHLKAKP
- a CDS encoding site-2 protease family protein, which translates into the protein MESGEERVSQSAYQIDSDADEEPSFFSKWTLPIVLFLMTVFTTLWAGAYQVYNGPVRGPLNFLLTSPETLWRGIPFAGALLFILTTHELGHYLLSKIHRVPASLPLFIPGPPHFIGTFGAIIRMRGPILSRRALFDIGVAGPLAGFVVAVIVLIVGLGLSTVVDRTATYGLHLGEPLLLQFISWLVIGPLPPEADVVLHPIGFAAWFGLFVTSLNLLPIGQLDGGHVAYALWGRRQRTMALAFLPILLILGFYGWSGWFLWAFMAGLWGIGHPPVMDPHVPLGRNRTIVGWIAFAVFVITFAPVPFSFH
- a CDS encoding MBL fold metallo-hydrolase, encoding MPLEDDFSDILKKARTGQGLSVGDVARMTGLPGGDITALERGDEPRDRAEVRALAKALGLRAEPLEQIAIDKWEPVAQHMPPWVDMVHGSINGYGVQGYVFHDEGEALLVDTAYNAPAMLDLLRRREMRLVGICLTHGHADHADGIEQILDSHEVPVYLGPEDITLLSWRPRADLLVAPIDGMSISVGRRMVHCLTTSGHTPGGICYRLDDAQHPVCFVGDTLFAGSIGRSNPKELYSTHLNSVRRRVLTLSLDYRLLPGHGPATTVEEELDHNPFGAIQ